The Actinomycetota bacterium genomic sequence CCTCGAACTTCGCGGTCGTGGTGGACTTGGACAGGTCGGCGTCGACGGCGACCACCGGGATGCCCTCGGCGGCCAGCTCGACCAGGGTGGCGCCGAACGCCTCGCGCGTCGCCTTCTTCTCGCTCACGACGCCCTCCCCTCGGCCAGCTCGGCCAACGCCGCAGCGGTCTGCTCGGCGCTCGGCGCCTTGCCGTGCCAGTCGGCGTTGCCCTCCATGAACGAGACGCCCTTGCCCTTGACCGTCTTGGCGACGATGCACGCCGGCGCGCCCTGCACGCGCGAGGCGTCATCGAACGCGTGCAGCAGCGCGGCGACGTCGTGGCCGTTGACCACGATGACGCGCCAGCCGAACGCCCGGAACTTCTCCTCGATCTCGCCGAGGTGCATGACGTCGCAGCACGCGCCGTCGATCTGCAGGCCGTTGTGGTCGACGATGGCCACCAGGTTGGTGACATCGTGGTGCGGCGCGAACATCGCCGCCTCCCAGACCTGGCCTTCCTGGCACTCGCCATCCCCGAGCAGGCAGAACACCCGCGAGGTCGTGTTGCCGGCGAGCCGCAAGCCCAGCGCGAGGCCGTTGGCGATCGACAGCCCCTGGCCGAGCGAGCCGGTCGAGACCTCCACGCCCGGGGTCTTCTTGCTGTCCGGATGTCCCTGCAGGATCGAGCCGAGCTTGCGCAGGGTGGCGAGGTGGTCGCGGCCGAAGTATCCGGCCTCGGCCAGCGCGGAGTACAGCACCGGCGCCGCATGGCCCTTCGAGAGCACGAAGCG encodes the following:
- a CDS encoding transketolase produces the protein RFVLSKGHAAPVLYSALAEAGYFGRDHLATLRKLGSILQGHPDSKKTPGVEVSTGSLGQGLSIANGLALGLRLAGNTTSRVFCLLGDGECQEGQVWEAAMFAPHHDVTNLVAIVDHNGLQIDGACCDVMHLGEIEEKFRAFGWRVIVVNGHDVAALLHAFDDASRVQGAPACIVAKTVKGKGVSFMEGNADWHGKAPSAEQTAAALAELAEGRAS